A genomic region of Colletotrichum destructivum chromosome 1, complete sequence contains the following coding sequences:
- a CDS encoding Putative glutathione S-transferase, Thioredoxin-like superfamily, glutathione transferase family: protein MKPIKIYGHVAGPHPWKVVILLKELGVPYEIEFLTAEEMKVAPYMNVCPNGRVPTIVDPNHDITLWESGTIIEYLEDMYDHDDKLKYSTFPEKYHQKNWKDYQIAGHDLFLGQKAYFTMFHTDQDISSVHEHYGNMVRWVLGVVERQLVKTGHPYLVGDKCTYADLMYIPFHLVLPDKLMRNVSDDFKQEWKEKFPRCYEWNMRIVGRESVQQALEEKYRAMDAAGWPR from the exons ATGAAGCCCATCAAGATCTATGGGCATGTTGCT GGTCCTCACCCGTGGAaggtcgtcatcctccttAAGGAACTCGGCGTACCCTACGAGATTGAGTTTctcacggccgaggagatgaaggTCGCTCCGTACATGAACGTCTGTCCCAATGGCAGGGTTCCCACCATAGTAGACCCAAACCACGACATCACGTTGTGGGAG TCCGGAACGATCATCGAGTACCTCGAAGACATGTACGATCATGATGATAAGCTGAAATACAGCACCTTTCCCGAGAAATACCACCAGAAGAACTGGAAGGATTATCAAATCGCTGGGCACGATCTGTTTTTGGGGCAAAAAGCCTATTTCACAATG TTTCACACCGACCAGGACATTTCATCTGTTCATGAGCATTATGGGAACATGGTGCGGTGGGTTCTCGGGGTCGTGGAGCGTCAGCTCGTCAAGACGGGGCATCCGTACCTTGTGGGCGACAAGTGCACGTATGCCGACCTCATGTACATCCCTTTCCATCTGGTGCTTCCAGACAAACTCATGCGCAACGTCAGCGATGACTTTAAGCAGGAGTGGAAGGAAAAGTTTCCGCGATGCTATGAGTGGAATATGCGGATCGTAGGGCGCGAGAGTGTCCAGCAGGCACTGGAGGAGAAGTATCGAGCGATGGACGCGGCAGGGTGGCCGCGCTGA
- a CDS encoding Putative basic-leucine zipper domain-containing protein, translating to MSQKIFRIFNPGGPKENPTDKRRAQLRNAQRSYRDRKDKYTKALEQEISKMRANEAELAARCEQLSDTVWALANMLAQHGLSIPPGIKINSKSNTIETQRNKGHLSGNRLSVAQPSALNTIKLPSDTARTGCTQTPPAENDLPYQTWGMSSDHESRVQLHRRLTENSRPSSRSWSRTNEGPVGFHSSAGRMSELDPILAGMEFVLTVERPCLEHIGGNPSEPAEPTGHALTTSAQLLFAHCHSPKEDPLTLPYWNAPADLLHRLLNLSADLCLEGELTPTQAWDYIRNQPQFGGIEVQRLQDLAEKLRSSVKCHGFGAVIDTQTFQDLIFEVLMCARDF from the exons ATGAGCCAAAAAATCTTCCGCATTTTCAACCCAGGAG GGCCAAAAGAGAACCCGACTGACAAACGTCGAGCTCAACTTAGAAATGCTCAAAG ATCCTACCGTGATCGGAAGGACAAATACACCAAAGCCTTGGAACAGGAAATCTCCAAGATGAGGGCCAATGAAGCAGAGCTTGCGGCTAGGTGCGAGCAGCTCTCCGACACGGTCTGGGCGCTTGCAAATATGCTTGCGCAACATGGACTTTCAATACCTCCCGGTATTAAGATCAATTCAAAAAGCAACACTATCGAAACCCAGCGAAATAAAGGTCATTTGTCAGGAAACAGGCTCTCAGTTGCGCAGCCATCGGCTCTCAACACCATCAAGTTACCCTCTGATACTGCTAGGACAGGATGCACTCAAACGCCACCAGCGGAAAATGACTTGCCGTATCAAACTTGGGGCATGAGTAGCGACCACGAATCAAGGGTCCAATTGCATCGACGTTTGACGGAAAACAGTCGCCCTTCCAGCAGATCTTGGTCTAGAACCAACGAAGGTCCTGTTGGGTTTCATAGCTCTGCTGGAAGGATGTCCGAGCTTGATCCAATACTAGCTGGCATGGAGTTCGTTCTAAC AGTTGAACGCCCCTGTCTGGAACACATCGGGGGCAACCCAAGCGAACCTGCAGAGCCCACAGGTCATgccttgacgacctcggcgcaGCTCCTTTTCGCACACTGCCACTCGCCAAAAGAAGATCCTTTGACCCTACCTTACTGGAACGCACCGGCTGACTTACTTCACCGTTTACTCAACCTCTCAGCCGACCTGTGCTTGGAAGGCGAACTCACTCCAACGCAAGCATGGGACTACATCCGAAACCAACCACAATTCGGTGGTATTGAAGTGCAGAGACTTCAGGACCTTGCAGAGAAGCTGAGGTCGTCAGTAAAGTGTCACGG GTTTGGAGCAGTAATTGACACGCAAACCTTCCAGGACTTGATATTTGAGGTTCTGATGTGTGCACGGGACTTCTAA
- a CDS encoding Putative chloramphenicol acetyltransferase-like domain superfamily → MTAWARRDDDSDIYIRSCGPMEHAYVTMVHTTRRNGREDFIISYILQFREDTDPSGSRLPLKQRLCEAWKALRFEHPMIAVELGHDRQSLLYVSTVDQESSMEEWLAETFIVDAGEQRPAGAVFAELRPPRLMELRFLPNTGELLLRSSHWRIDGAGCSLLMDRFFDIMASERTASPTWGEEISRLPPALEDALQLPSEASPRHQKWGQEWISDFGAASPSVGLPCRPNPGRNPGNPGRELLILSEEDTATLVSACKTIGITVTAALHAAVILQTRKMAPAEIRSNNFMDVLMCDLRSYLPEPYITSAYAVMICSMPQLGVFASLAEREFLGTARMVMESSRSYDMHTMLQSLRPASVAFKQMLDMGAASTEVSERIRDSSFYVEKIPGL, encoded by the exons ATGACGGCTTGGGCCAGACGCGATGACGATAGCGACATTTACATCCGGTCATGTGGCCCCATGGAACACGCATACGTTACCATGGTCCACACCACCCGCCGTAACGGCCGCGAAGACTTTATCATCAGCTATATCCTCCAGTTCAGGGAAGACACTGACCCCTCCGGAAGTCGACTGCCCCTTAAGCAGCGGCTGTGCGAAGCCTGGAAGGCCCTCCGCTTCGAGCATCCCATGatcgccgtcgagctgggcCATGACAGGCAGTCTCTGCTGTACGTATCAACCGTAGACCAAGAGTCCTCGATGGAGGAATGGCTGGCCGAGACCTTCATTGTTGACGCGGGCGAGCAACGACCGGCCGGAGCAGTGTTCGCCGAGCTCCGGCCGCCGCGTCTCATGGAGCTGCGATTCCTCCCCAACACGGGCGAGCTGCTCCTACGGTCGTCCCACTGGCGCATCGATGGGGCCGGGTGCTCTCTGCTGATGGACCGTTTCTTCGACATCATGGCGTCCGAACGGACGGCCAGCCCGACGTGGGGCGAGGAAATCTCCAGACTTCCTCccgccctcgaggacgcgCTGCAGTTGCCGAGTGAGGCGTCCCCGAGGCATCAGAAATGGGGCCAGGAGTGGATATCCGACTTtggggcggcgtcgccgtccgtcGGTCTTCCTTGTCGTCCGAACCCCGGGAGGAACCCCGGGAACCCCGGCCGCGAGCTTCTCATCCTGAGCGAAGAGGACACGGCCACGCTCGTTTCGGCATGCAAGACCATCGGCATCACCGTCACGGCAGCTCTCCACGCAGCCGTTATTCTTCAGACGCGGAAGATGGCCCCGGCGGAAATAAGGAGCAACAACTTCATGGACGTTCTCATGTGTGATTTGAGGTCCTACCTGCCTGAGCC ATATATTACGAGTGCTTACGCGGTGATGATCTGCTCCATGCCGCAGctcggcgtcttcgcctCGCTCGCCGAGCGGGAATTTCTAGGTACGGCCAGGATGGTCATGGAAAGCTCCAGGAGTTACGACATGCACACGATGCTACAGTCACTACGTCCTGCCTCGGTTGCGTTCAAGCAGATGCTGGACATGGGCGCGGCCTCAACAGAGGTAAGTGAACGGATTCGTGATTCATCATTCTATGTCGAGAAAATTCCTGGTCTCTGA
- a CDS encoding Putative O-methyltransferase domain, S-adenosyl-L-methionine-dependent methyltransferase superfamily, which yields MATTNGAGPKDSLHDASLFMTQLLVQQQQYYCLQFLDHFRILDAVPLNPRSAPYDIVAAQTGVPEPRLRAVARMVMTTGFLAETPDGSSLHHSALSATFVENEHMRIQLRHLVEKTVPLMGAFTRATELWGDTKAPNQTAYNLAFETSLPFFEHLKSRPDLSDEFDSYMKSQAVAHSGARVDHVLHGFDWAALKAEAVVVDIGGGAGAAAKTLATAHPDLRVVVQDLAGPIRNAREQLALLPQEIAARISLQQHDIVDAQLVRGADVYFLRTIIHDWPDAESITILRRLVAAMKPESRIVIMDMVLPAPGAGSSLFEAALRQKDLAMTQTFNAREREVSEWEGLITAVDDRVAILEIRRPEGSQHSVIEVGFRKSG from the exons ATGGCAACTACAAACGGAGCCGGACCGAAAGACTCTCTCCACGACGCGAGCCTCTTCATGACCCAGCTCCtagtccagcagcagcaatacTACTGCTTGCAATTCCTCGACCACTTCAGAATTCTCGATGCCGTGCCCCTGAACCCTAGAAGTGCCCCGTACGATATAGTCGCCGCGCAGACCGGCGTGCCGGAGCCGCGGCTCAGGGCCGTCGCCAGGATGGTCATGACGAccggcttcctcgccgagacCCCCGACGGAAGCAGCCTGCATCACAGCGCTCTCTCCGCTACCTTTGTAGAGAACGAGCACATGCGAATTCAACTGCGTCATCTGGTCGAGAAGACGGTTCCGCTGATGGGCGCCTTCACCAGGGCGACGGAGCTCTGGGGTGACACCAAGGCGCCGAACCAGACGGCGTACAACCTCGCTTTCGAAACGAGCCTGCCCTTCTTCGAGCATCTCAAATCTCGACCAGACCTCAGCGATGAATTTGACTCGTACATGAAGAGCCAGGCCGTGGCGCACTCAGGAGCCAGGGTTGATCACGTCCTTCACGGGTTCGACTGGGCTGCACTGAAAGCCGAGGCCGTAGTCGTTGAT atcggaggcggcgccggcgccgcagcCAAAACCCTAGCCACGGCACACCCCGACCTCCGCGTCGTTGTGCAAGACCTCGCGGGGCCCATCCGCAACGCACGCGAGCAACtcgctcttcttccgcagGAAATTGCTGCGCGCATCAGCCTTCAGCAgcacgacatcgtcgacgcgCAGCTAGTCCGTGGCGCGGATGTCTATTTCCTCCGGACCATCATCCACGACTGGCCTGATGCCGAGTCCATCACGATCCTGCGGCGTCTCGTGGCAGCCATGAAACCTGAAAGTCGCATCGTCATCATGGACATGGTCTTACCTGCTCCAGGCGCCGGCTCGTCCCTGttcgaggcggcgctgcgACAGAAAGACTTGGCCATGACGCAGACTTTCAacgcgagggagagggaggtgTCTGAGTGGGAGGGCCTCATTACGGCTGTAGACGATCGTGTGGCTATTCTTGAAATTCGGCGGCCGGAGGGTTCTCAGCATTCTGTCATTGAGGTGGGATTCCGTAAGAGCGGTTGA
- a CDS encoding Putative FAD-binding domain, FAD/NAD(P)-binding domain superfamily → MTNKPILIIGGGIAGLTVARILKQRGIPCIVFERSALHATQGYAITVRDWAFNTLLAALDGVPVEAFQKQVAVDRLLGGSGWVDLTFRANETGESLFNPEPPRTGDEAALFRANRSMLLKWLGIGVEIRHGLKLTAVKGQPGNVTAIFDSGEEVTGSMIVAADGVHSNVRNCLLPDLKAQLLPVVLFHGKRRMNITSWRQIWAPHVGESTIAAGVGDNFNTFVTVANSTGPEAVDLDWTYSRAQQGEKDPLWMPEQPGMIKVPQHLLKEIRAKDLAPPFSTFIDADAIKKDKVHNWRIWVVQATRGDLDKAAETGVVFVGDAIHAMPIFGGEGGNHAILDGVELAKIVAGRVCDAPLVAGDVEAVIREFNDGAYQRGQAAVRRCTQRFSQFHQSMEKWKKVADMASTV, encoded by the exons ATGACCAATAAACCAATCTTGATCATAGGTGGCGGAATCGCCGGCCTGACCGTGGCCCGCATCTTGAAACAGCGAGGGATACCATGCATAGTCTTTGAGCGGTCTGCACTGCACGCTACTCAGGGCTACGCAATTACCGTCCGCGACTGGGCTTTCAACACTCTCTTGGCAGCGCTAGACGGTGTGCCTGTCGAGGCTTTCCAGAAACAGGTGGCCGTGGACCGCCTACTTGGAGGTTCTGGATGGGTTGACCTGACATTCCGAGCTAACGAGACTGGGGAGTCTCTATTCAACCCGGAACCTCCCAGGACTGGGGATGAGGCCGCCCTGTTTAGGGCGAACAGGAGCATGTTGCTGAAATGGCTGGGTATCGGTGTTGAGATTCGTCATGGCCTCAAGTTGACTGCAGTGAAAGGGCAGCCAGGTAATGTCACGGCTATTTTTGACAGTGGCGAGGAGGTGACTGGATCCATGATCGTTGCCGCTGATGGCGTGCACTCAAATG TTCGGAACTGTCTTCTACCGGACCTGAAAGCACAGCTACTtcctgtcgtcctcttccacGGCAAGAGACGGATGAACATCACATCATGGCGCCAGATATGGGCCCCTCACGTCGGGGAGTCCACCATAGCCGCGGGCGTGGGCGATAACTTCAACACCTTCGTAACCGTCGCCAACAGCACGGGGCCCGAGGCGGTTGATCTAGACTGGACGTACTCTCGCGCGCAACAGGGCGAAAAGGACCCCCTCTGGATGCCCGAACAACCGGGCATGATCAAGGTGCCACAGCACCTCCTGAAGGAGATCCGCGCCAAGGACCtggcgccgcccttctcgaccttcaTTGACGCGGACGCTATCAAAAAGGACAAGGTGCACAACTGGCGCATCTGGGTGGTGCAAGCAACGCGGGGGGACTTGGACAAGGCTGCCGAGACGGGCGTGGTGTTTGTAGGCGATGCGATACATGCCATGCCCATCTTCGGGGGCGAGGGGGGTAATCATGccatcctggatggcgtGGAGCTGGCGAAAATCGTGGCTGGGAGAGTCTGTGACGCACCCTTGGTTGCTGGCGATGTTGAGGCTGTCATACGGGAGTTCAATGACGGCGCATATCAAAGAGGCCAGGCCGCCGTAAGGAGATGCACGCAGCGTTTCTCTCAATTTCACCAGTCAATGGAAAAGTGGAAGAAGGTAGCGGACATGGCCTCCACGGTGTAA
- a CDS encoding Putative cytochrome P450 gives MPNMLASQPSTSILAAMPLSATLALLVLFVAVLPWLLVDRRLRRIPGPALNPYVGLGIQLPPDTLTKFRHWANQYGEVFRVQVGWHHWVVLNSPEAVKAVFDKQSVSTSSKLPMPMSDVVVGGRRMPTMSYGPKWRAYRQLCHRILTAKAVESFIPYQTVEISRLLQDLATDNTDESAFYKHIHRMLFSTLMRAVYGRSATSVNDEDIRYTEESAKLLSKMQQPGYFAEDVIPPLASLPTWAQPSRKGAARDAEWILWVKMRMWNRLKEQFTGDLAAETSCYAKQMIESDFKEQGLEEEDLAWIAGGLVDAGSATSTATFHNLVLYLAACPDVQVAAAKEIAAVVGDDRAPAMSDVSRLPFVWACIKEVLRRNTMPPWAIRHFTDADVTYKGFVIPKGTAVVCNTVALHFDEERYPDPFAFQPERYLGHTKFAGEYAAMADPQARDHWTFGAGRRVCPGTRLAESNLALMLANVLWAFEIRPPTGAEKGGKDSAMDLSDDAFDMYPLRHAKPFKARFVPRNDARLRLVLQEGLTAEAAF, from the exons ATGCCCAACATGCTGGCTTCACAACCCTCTACTTCCATTTTGGCAGCTATGCCCCTCTCAGCCACTCTCGCGTTGCTGGTTCTGTTCGTTGCGGTGCTCCCTTGGTTGCTGGTCGACCGACGTCTACGAAGAATTCCTGGTCCTGCCTTGAATCCCTACGTTGGGCTTGGTATTCAGCTGCCCCCGGACACCCTGACAAAGTTCCGCCACTGGGCAAATCAGTATGGGGAGGTCTTTCGTGTCCAGGTCGGATGGCATCACTGGGTGGTCCTTAACAGCCCAGAGGCCGTTAAGGCCGTATTCGACAAGCAG TCTGTATCGACCTCATCCAAGCTGCCCATGCCCATGTCCGACGTGGTTGTTGGCGGTAGACGTATGCCCACCATGTCGTACGGTCCCAAGTGGAGGGCGTACCGCCAGCTATGCCATCGCATCCTGACAGCCAAGGCAGTCGAATCTTTCATCCCATACCAGACCGTCGAGATCTCGCGGCTGCTACAAGATCTCGCAACGGACAACACAGACGAATCCGCCTTTTACAAGCACATCCACCGCATGCTCTTCTCGACCCTCATGCGCGCCGTCTACGGCCGTTCCGCGACCAGCgtcaacgacgaggacattCGCTACACGGAGGAGAGCGCAAAGCTGCTCTCCAAGATGCAACAGCCGGGCTActtcgccgaggacgtgATCCCCCCCCTGGCCAGCCTGCCGACCTGGGCGCAGCCGTCGCGCAAGGGCGCGGCGCGCGACGCCGAATGGATCCTCTGGGTCAAAATGCGTATGTGGAACCGCCTCAAGGAGCAATTTACCGGCGATTTGGCCGCCGAGACATCTTGTTACGCCAAACAGATGATCGAGTCTGACTTCAAAGAGCAggggctcgaggaggaggacctgGCTTGGATCgcgggcggcctcgtcgacgccggctcGGCCACGTCCACCGCCACCTTCCACAACCTCGTGCTCTACCTCGCCGCCTGCCCGGACGTCCAGGTCGCCGCGGCGAAGGAGatcgctgccgtcgtcggggatgACCGCGCCCCGGCCATGTCTGATGTATCGCGTCTCCCCTTTGTCTGGGCCTGCATCAAGGAGGTTCTGCGCCGCAACACGATGCCGCCGTGGGCAATCCGCCActtcaccgacgccgacgtgaCGTACAAGGGCTTCGTCATTCCCAAGGGCACCGCCGTGGTGTGTAATACGGTGGCGCTGCacttcgacgaggagcggTATCCCGACCCGTTCGCGTTCCAGCCTGAAAGGTACCTCGGCCACACAAAGTTCGCTGGCGAGTACGCTGCCATGGCCGACCCCCAGGCCCGGGACCACTGGACTTTTGGCGCTGGGAGGAGGGTGTGCCCCGGCACGCGGCTCGCCGAGAGCAACTTAGCCCTGATGCTGGCCAACGTCTTGTGGGCGTTTGAGAtccggccgccgacgggcgccgagaagggcggcaaggacTCGGCTATGGACTTGTCGGATGACGCGTTCGACATGTATCCCCTGCGCCATGCCAAGCCGTTCAAGGCGAGGTTCGTGCCGAGGAACGATGCTCGTCTGCGCTTGGTGTTGCAGGAGGGCCTGACGGCTGAGGCTGCATTTTGA
- a CDS encoding Putative amino acid permease/ SLC12A domain-containing protein, with product MSASHEDKLAGNELQNAVTRSDSGRNEKGVTGTASNTNADSESVLVDRDNADQLKRHLTNRHIQLIAIGGSIGTALFISIGTGLERGGPASLLIGYTLHSIMVGLVNNGMAEMCTYMPVTGSFIRMAGKWVDESFGFMAGWNFFLYEAFLIPFEISALNLVLTFWRDDIPAAAVCVGCIVLYGLLNVVAVKYFGEAEFWLASGKLLLIAIAFCFTFITMVGGNPQRDAYGFRTWQNPGAFATYIDTGDLGRFQGLLASIFSAGFTVVGPEYISMVAGEAMRPRIYLKQGFKTVYWRFGVFFIGSAIAIGIIIPYNDPKLENAGAGTAEGSPYVIAMQNMGISVLPHVINALLCTSIFSAGNAYTYCAMRCLYGLALDGQAPGIFKKCLKNGIPIYAFAVTMLFPLLSFLQVSNNTAQVVTWLQSLTQAAQLLNYVVISIVYVFFYRACKAQGLDRKSLPYYGYFQPYCAYITIVWMTFMVTCFGYATFLPGRWDTLTFFSYYTMIFVGIITFSSWKILKRTRFIPAAEADLVWDKPIIDAYEAQFTEPPTRFRDDIRKILGWKKAREEAMD from the coding sequence ATGTCGGCATCCCATGAGGATAAGCTGGCAGGCAACGAGCTTCAGAATGCCGTCACGCgcagcgacagcggcagAAACGAGAAGGGCGTTACTGGCACCGCTTCCAACACCAACGCTGACAGCGAAAGCGTGCTCGTCGACCGCGACAATGCCGACCAGCTCAAACGTCACTTGACCAACCGTCACATCCAactcatcgccatcggcggctcCATTGGCACGGCTCTCTTCATCAGCATCGGCACCGGTCTCGAACGCGGCGGCCCGGCCAGCCTGTTGATCGGTTACACGCTTCACTCCATCATGGTCGGTCTCGTCAATAACGGAATGGCCGAGATGTGCACCTACATGCCCGTCACCGGCTCCTTTATCCGCATGGCTGGCAAGTGGGTGGACGAGTCGTTTGGCTTCATGGCCGGATGGAACTTCTTCCTGTACGAAGCCTTCCTCATTCCGTTCGAGATCTCCGCCCTGAACCTGGTCCTCACCTTCTGGCGCGATGACatccctgccgccgccgtgtgCGTGGGATGCATCGTGCTCTATGGTCTGCTCAATGTTGTCGCCGTCAAGTACTTTGGTGAGGCCGAATTCTGGTTGGCCAGCGGAAAGCTGCTGCTCATTGCCATCGCCTTCTGCTTCACCTTTATCACCATGGTTGGCGGAAACCCGCAGCGCGATGCGTACGGCTTTCGTACCTGGCAGAATCCGGGTGCATTTGCAACATACATCGACACCGGTGATCTTGGACGCTTCCAGGGTCTGCTCGCttccatcttctccgccggTTTCACTGTCGTTGGGCCGGAATACATATCTATGGTTGCCGGCGAAGCCATGCGCCCCCGCATCTATCTCAAGCAAGGCTTCAAAACTGTTTACTGGCGATTTGGTGTCTTCTTCATCGGCAGCGCCATTGCCATTGGAATCATCATCCCATACAATGACCCAAAACTAGAgaacgccggcgccgggacGGCAGAGGGCTCGCCGTACGTTATCGCCATGCAGAACATGGGCATAAGCGTACTGCCCCACGTCATCAACGCTCTGCTCTGCACCAGtatcttctcggccggcaATGCCTACACTTACTGCGCCATGCGCTGCTTGTATGGCCTTGCTCTCGACGGCCAAGCCCCAGGCATCTTTAAAAAATGCTTGAAGAATGGCATTCCCATCtacgccttcgccgtcacGATGCTATTTCCCCTGTTGTCCTTCCTGCAGGTATCCAATAATACTGCACAGGTCGTCACGTGGCTCCAGAGTTTAACTCAAGCCGCGCAGCTATTGAATTACGTCGTCATCTCGATCGTATACGTCTTCTTTTACAGAGCCTGCAAGGCCCAGGGGCTGGATCGTAAGAGTCTGCCCTACTACGGATACTTTCAGCCATATTGCGCATACATCACAATCGTTTGGATGACTTTCATGGTCACCTGTTTCGGCTACGCGACTTTTCTCCCTGGCCGCTGGGACACCCTGACCTTCTTTTCTTACTACACCATGATTTTTGTCGGCATTATCACATTTTCTTCATGGAAAATCCTTAAGAGAACTCGCTTCATCCCCGCCGCAGAAGCCGATCTCGTATGGGACAAGCCCATTATCGACGCTTACGAAGCTCAGTTTACTGAGCCACCAACTCGGTTCCGTGACGATATACGGAAGATTCTTGGGTGGAAGAAAGCCAGAGAGGAGGCCATGGACTAA